A single genomic interval of Malania oleifera isolate guangnan ecotype guangnan chromosome 11, ASM2987363v1, whole genome shotgun sequence harbors:
- the LOC131168482 gene encoding universal stress protein A-like protein — translation MVESEPTQILVAVNESTIKGYPHPSISSRGAFEWTLQKIVRSNTSSFKLHFIHVQVPDEDGFDDMDSIYASPDDFENMKQRDKIRGLHLLEFFVNRCHEIGVTCQAWIKKGDPKEVICHEVRRVHPDFLVVGSRGLGPFQRVFVGTVSEFCVKHAECPVITIKRRADETPQDPVDD, via the exons ATGGTGGAATCGGAGCCAACTCAGATACTGGTGGCGGTGAACGAGTCGACGATCAAAGGCTATCCTCATCCGTCCATCAGCAGCCGAGGCGCCTTCGAATGGACTCTTCAGAAGATCGTACGCTCCAACACCTCTAGCTTCAAGCTCCACTTCATTCATGTCCAAGTCCCCGACGAAgacg GGTTTGATGACATGGACAGTATATATGCTTCACcggatgattttgaaaatatgaagCAAAGGGACAAGATAAGAGGGCTTCATCTGCTGGAATTTTTTGTCAACAGATGTCATGAAATTGgg GTTACTTGTCAAGCGTGGATCAAGAAAGGAGATCCAAAGGAAGTGATCTGCCATGAGGTGAGACGAGTGCATCCAGATTTTCTGGTTGTTGGAAGTCGAGGTCTTGGCCCCTTTCAGAG GGTGTTTGTTGGAACTGTGAGTGAATTTTGCGTGAAGCATGCAGAGTGCCCTGTGATCACAATCAAACGCAGAGCAGATGAAACTCCCCAGGACCCTGTTGATGACTGA